In Populus alba chromosome 1, ASM523922v2, whole genome shotgun sequence, a single window of DNA contains:
- the LOC118036798 gene encoding uncharacterized protein isoform X2: MEGATASFWKRNYFQDLFDIDRELNASVFLEPAPSVAASSAELAINPFQNTTDTDRKRKVSGATRDTAAEKKRQVDKAYRERCKEMKKKTETKLDALTKENDGLRRENNYLKNEGTQLVQTLQHQKDGMKQLEKEFGQIKSQLHRQNTVVEVLSKRLVLKFENYPVCSKPKPWFLLPECHLTLAREFNPHKVISHEIRFQQTMFREKGLLLSPGRRPCMFLKS, encoded by the exons ATGGAGGGTGCCACTGCCAGCTTCTGGAAAAGAAACTATTTTCAGGATCTCTTCGATATAGACA GGGAATTGAATGCATCGGTGTTCTTGGAACCAGCTCCTAGTGTGGCGGCGTCGTCGGCCGAACTAGCTATTAATCCGTTTCAAAACACAACTGATACTGATCGTAAGAGAAAAGTTTCTGGAGCTACTAGAGATACAGCAGCTGAGAAGAAAAGACAGGTTGACAAGGCATATCGTGAACGATGCAAG gaaatgaaaaagaagaccGAGACAAAATTGGATGCACTCACCAAAGAAAATGATGGTTTAAGGAGAgagaataattatttaaaaaatgaaggaaCGCAGCTGGTACAAACTTTGCAACATCAAAAAGATGGGATGAAACAACTTGAAAAGGAATTTGGCCAAATAAAGAGCCAGCTGCATAGACAAAACACGGTTGTGGAAGTGCTCTCGAAACGACTA GTGCTTAAGTTTGAGAACTACCCTGTATGTTCAAAGCCCAAACCTTGGTTCCTTTTGCCGGAATGTCATTTGACTTTGGCCCGTGAGTTCAACCCGCATAAGGTGATCAGCCATGAGATTCGATTTCAACAGACTATGTTTCGAGAAAAGGGGCTCCTGCTTTCTCCTGGACGGCGACCGTGTATGTTCCTCAAAAGTTGA
- the LOC118036777 gene encoding uncharacterized protein isoform X1, translating to MDHESPWQHLLEASLPPPAPEFEAYNEFETDQKARGIQQAFNYFSAARPGSSHQSSNITDTDKKGQDLEATKDQVAKKRKIDRAYRERCKRNKIETERNFDLRRKENDRLKGENAFFKTEAVRTRQTLQSQEQEMKRVRKTIVLLEEKRDKQNTVVEVLSKRLAGANDTDLQRENTQLKNKILLLMSQVNDQNSLDKLQLQEKNAQLEHDKSSLEVIVQALCEMINNEKGHEETVHLEA from the exons ATGGATCACGAAAGTCCGTGGCAACATCTCCTTGAAGCATCTCTACCTCCACCTGCTCCTGAATTTGAGGCTTATAATG AATTTGAAACCGATCAGAAGGCAAGGGGAATTCAGCAAGCCTTTAACTACTTCTCGGCAGCACGCCCAGGTAGTTCTCATCAGTCTTCAAATATAACAGATACTGATAAGAAAGGACAGGATCTGGAAGCAACTAAAGATCAagttgcaaagaaaagaaagattgacAGGGCATATCGTGAACGATGCAAG AGAAACAAAATTGAGACCGAGAGAAACTTCGATCTGCGAAGGAAAGAAAACGATCGATTAAAAGGAGAGAATGCCTTCTTTAAAACGGAAGCAGTTCGGACTAGACAAACTTTGCAATCTCAAGAACAAGAGATGAAGCGGGTTAGGAAAACAATTGTTCTGCTGGAGGAGAAGCGTGATAAACAAAATACGGTTGTGGAGGTCCTTTCAAAGCGACTA GCTGGTGCCAACGATACTGATCTTCAGCGTGAAAATACAcagctcaaaaataaaattttactgtTAATGAGTCAAGTTAATGACCAAAACAGTTTGGATAAACTCCAGCTTCAAGAGAAGAATGCACAACTAGAACATGACAAGAGTTCGCTTGAAGTGATAGTTCAAGCATTATGTGAGATGATCAACAATGAGAAGGGCCATGAAGAGACCGTGCATCTAGA agcttga
- the LOC118036798 gene encoding uncharacterized protein isoform X1, with the protein MEGATASFWKRNYFQDLFDIDRELNASVFLEPAPSVAASSAELAINPFQNTTDTDRKRKVSGATRDTAAEKKRQVDKAYRERCKEMKKKTETKLDALTKENDGLRRENNYLKNEGTQLVQTLQHQKDGMKQLEKEFGQIKSQLHRQNTVVEVLSKRLGGSDDKDLQRENAELKHDINLLTRKINNPESLSVIQLRAKIALLENEKNSLQVIVDALCEKINNEKDQLGPQN; encoded by the exons ATGGAGGGTGCCACTGCCAGCTTCTGGAAAAGAAACTATTTTCAGGATCTCTTCGATATAGACA GGGAATTGAATGCATCGGTGTTCTTGGAACCAGCTCCTAGTGTGGCGGCGTCGTCGGCCGAACTAGCTATTAATCCGTTTCAAAACACAACTGATACTGATCGTAAGAGAAAAGTTTCTGGAGCTACTAGAGATACAGCAGCTGAGAAGAAAAGACAGGTTGACAAGGCATATCGTGAACGATGCAAG gaaatgaaaaagaagaccGAGACAAAATTGGATGCACTCACCAAAGAAAATGATGGTTTAAGGAGAgagaataattatttaaaaaatgaaggaaCGCAGCTGGTACAAACTTTGCAACATCAAAAAGATGGGATGAAACAACTTGAAAAGGAATTTGGCCAAATAAAGAGCCAGCTGCATAGACAAAACACGGTTGTGGAAGTGCTCTCGAAACGACTA GGTGGCTCCGATGATAAAGATCTCCAGCGTGAAAATGCAGAGCTCAAACATGACATTAATCTATTAAcgagaaaaatcaacaatccaGAAAGCTTGAGTGTAATTCAGCTTCGAGCGAAAATTGCTCtgttagaaaatgaaaaaaactccTTGCAAGTGATAGTCGATGCTTTATGTGAAAAGATAAACAACGAGAAGGACCAGCTTGGACCGCAGAACTAG
- the LOC118036777 gene encoding uncharacterized protein isoform X2, which translates to MDHESPWQHLLEASLPPPAPEFEAYNEFETDQKARGIQQAFNYFSAARPGSSHQSSNITDTDKKGQDLEATKDQVAKKRKIDRAYRERCKRNKIETERNFDLRRKENDRLKGENAFFKTEAVRTRQTLQSQEQEMKRVRKTIVLLEEKRDKQNTVVEVLSKRLAGANDTDLQRENTQLKNKILLLMSQVNDQNSLDKLQLQEKNAQLEHDKSSLEVIVQALCEMINNEKGHEETVHLEK; encoded by the exons ATGGATCACGAAAGTCCGTGGCAACATCTCCTTGAAGCATCTCTACCTCCACCTGCTCCTGAATTTGAGGCTTATAATG AATTTGAAACCGATCAGAAGGCAAGGGGAATTCAGCAAGCCTTTAACTACTTCTCGGCAGCACGCCCAGGTAGTTCTCATCAGTCTTCAAATATAACAGATACTGATAAGAAAGGACAGGATCTGGAAGCAACTAAAGATCAagttgcaaagaaaagaaagattgacAGGGCATATCGTGAACGATGCAAG AGAAACAAAATTGAGACCGAGAGAAACTTCGATCTGCGAAGGAAAGAAAACGATCGATTAAAAGGAGAGAATGCCTTCTTTAAAACGGAAGCAGTTCGGACTAGACAAACTTTGCAATCTCAAGAACAAGAGATGAAGCGGGTTAGGAAAACAATTGTTCTGCTGGAGGAGAAGCGTGATAAACAAAATACGGTTGTGGAGGTCCTTTCAAAGCGACTA GCTGGTGCCAACGATACTGATCTTCAGCGTGAAAATACAcagctcaaaaataaaattttactgtTAATGAGTCAAGTTAATGACCAAAACAGTTTGGATAAACTCCAGCTTCAAGAGAAGAATGCACAACTAGAACATGACAAGAGTTCGCTTGAAGTGATAGTTCAAGCATTATGTGAGATGATCAACAATGAGAAGGGCCATGAAGAGACCGTGCATCTAGA GAAATGA